A section of the Maniola hyperantus chromosome 23, iAphHyp1.2, whole genome shotgun sequence genome encodes:
- the LOC138403960 gene encoding uncharacterized protein yields the protein MKVLYGCEAWTLVEDLRKKIEAFEMWTYRRMLRKSWTAKVSNAEVLARMQKKTELVKTIKQRKISYLGHILRHDMYRLLQTIMMGKIAGKRGVGRRKKSWLRNIREWTGIKTVGELFRLAMDREKFKKLTAYLQ from the exons atgaagG TTCTATATGGTTGCGAGGCATGGACCCTAGTGGAGGACTTGAGGAAAAAGATCGAAGCCTTCGAAATGTGGACGTATCGCAGGATGCTCCGCAAAAGCTGGACGGCTAAAGTATCCAACGCTGAGGTTCTTGCCCGGATGCAGAAAAAGACCGAGTTGGTTAAAACCATCAAGCAGCGTAAGATCTCGTACCTGGGTCATATTTTGCGACACGATATGTACCGCCTGCTGCAGACAATCATGATGGGTAAAATAGCTGGGAAAAGAGGGGtgggaagaagaaagaagtcatggctacgtaACATCAGAGAGTGGACTGGTAtaaaaacagtcggagaactattccgcctagccatggacagggagaagtttaaaaaactgactgcttaccttcagtaa